A window of the Kosakonia radicincitans DSM 16656 genome harbors these coding sequences:
- the ghxP gene encoding guanine/hypoxanthine transporter GhxP yields MSTPSARTNGSLDALFKISARGSTVRQEIVAGLTTFLAMVYSVIVVPGMLGKAGFPPAAVFVATCLVAGVGSIVMGLWANLPLAIGCAISLTAFTAFSLVLGQHISVPVALGAVFLMGVLFTIISATGIRSWILRNLPHGVAHGTGIGIGLFLLLIAANGVGLVIKNPLDGLPVTLGHFASFPVIMSLIGLAVIIGLEKLKVPGGILLTIIGVSIVGLIFDPSVHFSGILAMPSLSDDKGNSLIGSLDIVGALNPVVLPSVLALVMTAVFDATGTIRAVAGQANLLDKDGQIIDGGKALTTDSLSSVFSGLVGAAPAAVYIESAAGTAAGGKTGLTAITVGVLFLLILFLSPLSYLVPAYATAPALMYVGLLMLSNVAKIDFADFVDAMSGLITAVFIVLTCNIVTGIMIGFASLVIGRVVSGEWRKLNIGTIVIAVALVAFYAGGWAI; encoded by the coding sequence ATGTCTACGCCTTCTGCGCGTACCAATGGTTCGCTTGACGCACTGTTTAAAATTTCTGCCCGCGGCAGTACCGTTCGTCAGGAAATCGTTGCCGGTTTAACCACGTTCCTCGCGATGGTCTATTCGGTGATCGTGGTGCCTGGCATGCTGGGTAAAGCAGGTTTCCCGCCTGCCGCAGTTTTCGTCGCCACCTGTCTGGTCGCCGGTGTTGGCTCCATTGTGATGGGGTTGTGGGCGAATCTGCCGCTGGCCATCGGCTGCGCTATCTCTCTGACCGCGTTCACCGCTTTCAGCCTGGTGCTGGGTCAGCACATCAGCGTGCCTGTCGCGCTTGGCGCGGTGTTCCTGATGGGCGTGCTGTTCACCATTATCTCCGCGACCGGCATCCGTAGCTGGATCCTGCGCAACCTGCCACATGGCGTTGCGCACGGCACCGGCATCGGTATCGGCCTGTTCCTGCTGCTGATTGCCGCAAACGGCGTTGGTCTGGTGATCAAAAACCCGCTGGACGGTCTGCCGGTTACGCTGGGCCACTTCGCCAGCTTCCCGGTGATCATGTCGCTGATCGGCCTGGCGGTGATTATCGGTCTGGAAAAATTGAAAGTGCCGGGCGGCATCCTGCTGACCATCATCGGCGTTTCCATCGTTGGCCTGATTTTCGATCCGAGCGTGCACTTCTCCGGTATTTTAGCCATGCCATCGCTGAGCGATGACAAAGGCAACTCGCTGATCGGCAGCCTGGATATCGTGGGTGCGCTGAACCCGGTGGTGTTGCCGAGCGTGCTGGCGCTGGTGATGACGGCGGTGTTTGACGCCACCGGTACTATCCGTGCGGTAGCGGGCCAGGCTAATCTGCTGGATAAAGACGGCCAGATCATCGATGGCGGCAAAGCGCTGACCACCGACTCACTGAGCAGCGTCTTCTCCGGTCTGGTTGGCGCGGCGCCGGCTGCGGTGTATATCGAATCGGCGGCAGGTACGGCGGCTGGCGGTAAAACCGGTCTGACAGCAATTACCGTCGGCGTGCTGTTTCTGTTGATCCTGTTTCTCTCTCCGCTCTCTTATCTGGTTCCGGCGTATGCCACCGCGCCAGCGCTGATGTACGTAGGTTTGCTGATGCTGAGCAACGTGGCGAAAATTGATTTTGCTGACTTCGTGGATGCGATGTCCGGCCTGATCACCGCTGTGTTCATCGTGCTGACCTGTAACATCGTTACCGGCATCATGATCGGTTTCGCCTCGCTGGTGATTGGCCGTGTAGTTTCCGGTGAGTGGCGCAAGCTGAACATCGGGACTATCGTGATTGCGGTTGCACTGGTTGCTTTCTATGCAGGCGGCTGGGCAATCTGA
- a CDS encoding glutathione S-transferase family protein yields the protein MLTVHHLNQSRSQRILWALEELGVPYQIVRYQREKTMLAPESLKKIHPLGKSPVVEDNGLIIAESGAILEYLQETYDPEHRFAPQTGKSKQDYRFWLHYAEGSLMPLLLVKLIMTRLGKPPVPFGVRSVGKLLASGVEKTFLNRQLETHARFIEAELAQHSWFTGNQLSMADIQMSFPVFALLARGGVDDLPNLRAWKKRVEMRPAWQRAIVQGGPVDFPDG from the coding sequence ATGCTTACGGTGCATCACCTGAACCAATCGCGCTCGCAGCGCATTCTCTGGGCTTTGGAAGAGCTGGGCGTGCCGTACCAGATCGTCCGTTATCAGCGTGAAAAAACCATGCTGGCACCCGAATCGTTAAAAAAAATCCATCCGTTGGGCAAATCGCCGGTGGTGGAAGATAACGGGCTTATCATCGCTGAGTCCGGTGCGATTCTTGAATATTTGCAGGAAACCTACGATCCCGAACACCGGTTTGCGCCGCAAACGGGAAAAAGCAAACAGGATTATCGCTTCTGGCTGCATTACGCCGAAGGTTCGCTGATGCCGCTACTATTGGTGAAACTGATAATGACACGCCTTGGCAAACCGCCTGTGCCGTTTGGCGTGCGCAGCGTCGGTAAGCTGCTGGCGAGTGGTGTGGAGAAAACCTTTCTCAACCGACAACTGGAAACCCACGCACGTTTTATTGAAGCGGAACTGGCGCAGCATAGCTGGTTTACCGGCAATCAACTCAGCATGGCGGATATACAGATGAGTTTCCCCGTATTCGCGCTGCTGGCGCGTGGTGGCGTGGATGATTTACCCAATTTACGGGCGTGGAAAAAGCGGGTGGAAATGCGTCCGGCCTGGCAGCGGGCGATTGTCCAGGGCGGGCCGGTTGATTTCCCCGACGGCTAA
- the soxR gene encoding redox-sensitive transcriptional activator SoxR has translation MEKRMPRIKALLSPGEVAKRSGVAVSALHFYESKGLIKSLRNSGNQRRYTRDVLRYVAIIKIAQRIGIPLATIGEAFGVLPEGHTLSKKEWKQLSSQWREELDRRIHTLVALRDELDGCIGCGCLSRSECPLRNPGDQLGQQGTGARLLEDD, from the coding sequence ATGGAAAAGAGAATGCCACGCATTAAAGCACTGCTCAGCCCCGGAGAAGTGGCGAAACGTAGCGGGGTGGCCGTCTCTGCGCTGCACTTTTATGAGAGCAAAGGGCTTATTAAAAGCCTGCGCAATAGCGGCAATCAGCGGCGGTATACCCGCGATGTGCTGCGCTATGTGGCGATCATCAAGATTGCCCAGCGCATTGGTATTCCGCTGGCGACCATCGGCGAAGCGTTCGGGGTTTTGCCGGAGGGGCACACCCTGAGCAAAAAAGAGTGGAAGCAGTTGTCGTCGCAATGGCGGGAAGAACTGGACCGGCGTATTCATACGCTGGTTGCTCTGCGTGATGAGCTGGATGGCTGCATCGGCTGCGGCTGTTTGTCGCGCAGTGAATGTCCGTTGCGTAACCCAGGCGATCAGTTGGGGCAGCAGGGCACCGGCGCGCGCTTGCTGGAAGATGATTGA
- the soxS gene encoding superoxide response transcriptional regulator SoxS codes for MSHQQIIQALIEWIDEHIDQPMNIDVVARKSGYSKWYLQRMFRTVMHQTLGDYIRQRRLLLAAEALRTTQRPIFDIAMDLGYVSQQTFSRVFRREFDRTPSDYRHQA; via the coding sequence ATGTCCCATCAGCAAATTATTCAGGCACTTATCGAATGGATTGATGAACATATCGACCAACCAATGAACATTGATGTAGTCGCCAGAAAGTCAGGTTATTCAAAGTGGTATCTACAGAGAATGTTCCGTACCGTGATGCATCAAACGCTGGGCGACTATATTCGCCAGCGCCGATTACTGCTGGCAGCCGAAGCGCTGCGCACCACGCAACGCCCTATTTTTGATATTGCGATGGATTTAGGTTACGTCTCACAGCAGACATTTTCGCGGGTGTTTCGCCGTGAATTCGATCGCACCCCCAGCGATTACCGGCACCAGGCCTGA
- a CDS encoding autotransporter outer membrane beta-barrel domain-containing protein, giving the protein MLLHHAFNKVFIAVITALWATSTIAITAYTPPEKSRIKSINAPDSANDNKHIDFTLDEITNIGPDVILAEKEDADISIKNNSIIHLTDVLFSADYSGSLSLVNNGEFYSEGGLFLFTPQKNATLHIENNGTLVMNSLFSASLGEATSFSLINKGKMLTTDNDLILLHSARGGDLNIINNGTMHSDNYGVLHFYPISANKINVINTGEISGARKTLFFSTENSDVDIMNSGLISATDAGYFAIGVDGQQSFTLTLEKGWRIDGTVNIDDAYDSKNNTVRNNRLVLSGNGDSSISLSRFLNTGNINASNSNAITGINYLEKEGDAIWTLKDKQTSGGFEQVNINRGAIVLDNATLLMNAPTKAVINNANIIVNGDAVIEGSLKNAGTLSTGKEKEINTLIIKGNYEGTNGSTLVFNATQSSDPAATGQMVIAGDVSGSTRVQVNHLGGRRASAIEGSGLIAVVGKADGEFRQGNRIVAGAYDYTLQNTKDQTATYWYLTSALPAQGNSAIRPEAGLYGANLAAANSLFTTHLQNRQTNGEETASSLWLRNTGGYSGQFTPGNQLDIRSNRYVAQLGGNIAQWNTDKERYQLGIMAGYAREKSHAQNRYNGNHASSMISGYSAGIYATWLQNNDTREGAYIDSWAQYNWFDNTLSGDTLETETWKSRGFTAAVESGYSWQLVGSRNNGLYLQPKAQLTWMGVKADSLTEANGTAVENRGSNNVQARAGVRLYGHLTLDNSLHRTFQPFAEVNWLHNTRQFGASLDGTQVDLTDSRNAAEIKTGVEGQFTQNFSLRGSVGVQAGNKSDRETSAMLEAKLFF; this is encoded by the coding sequence ATGCTTCTCCATCATGCTTTCAATAAAGTATTTATTGCCGTTATTACTGCACTATGGGCCACCAGTACAATAGCGATAACGGCCTACACACCACCGGAAAAAAGCCGAATTAAAAGCATTAACGCGCCTGATTCGGCTAATGATAATAAACACATTGACTTTACACTCGATGAAATAACCAACATCGGCCCGGATGTTATTCTGGCAGAAAAAGAAGATGCGGATATTTCAATAAAAAACAACTCAATAATTCATTTAACTGATGTTCTTTTCAGTGCAGATTATAGTGGTTCACTCTCGTTAGTGAATAACGGTGAGTTTTACAGCGAGGGGGGATTATTCCTGTTCACGCCGCAGAAAAACGCTACCCTGCACATTGAAAACAACGGCACTTTAGTGATGAATTCTTTGTTTTCCGCCTCGTTAGGCGAAGCGACTTCCTTCAGCTTAATCAACAAAGGGAAGATGCTCACCACGGACAATGACCTCATCCTGCTGCACTCTGCGCGGGGCGGCGATCTGAATATCATCAACAACGGCACAATGCATTCAGATAATTATGGCGTTCTGCACTTTTACCCCATCAGCGCAAATAAAATAAATGTCATTAATACCGGTGAAATTTCCGGCGCCAGAAAAACCCTCTTTTTTTCTACGGAGAATAGTGATGTTGACATCATGAACTCCGGGCTTATTTCAGCAACGGATGCCGGTTATTTTGCTATCGGTGTGGATGGTCAGCAATCATTTACGCTGACGCTTGAGAAAGGCTGGCGGATTGACGGCACGGTCAACATTGATGACGCTTATGACAGTAAAAATAACACCGTCAGAAATAACAGACTAGTGTTGAGCGGTAACGGTGACTCCTCTATTTCGTTATCACGCTTTTTAAATACGGGCAATATTAATGCCAGCAATAGCAATGCGATCACCGGTATTAATTATCTGGAAAAAGAGGGTGACGCCATATGGACGCTGAAAGATAAACAAACCTCCGGAGGTTTTGAGCAGGTTAATATAAATCGAGGCGCAATCGTGCTTGATAACGCCACGCTACTGATGAATGCCCCCACCAAAGCCGTCATCAATAACGCCAATATTATTGTAAATGGCGATGCAGTTATTGAGGGCAGCCTGAAAAATGCCGGAACATTATCTACTGGTAAAGAAAAAGAGATCAACACACTGATTATTAAAGGCAATTACGAAGGAACCAACGGCAGTACACTCGTCTTTAATGCCACACAGAGCAGCGATCCCGCCGCCACGGGCCAGATGGTTATCGCGGGCGATGTCAGCGGAAGTACGCGCGTACAGGTAAATCACCTGGGCGGCAGGCGCGCCAGCGCGATAGAAGGTAGTGGGCTGATTGCCGTGGTCGGGAAAGCTGACGGCGAGTTCCGTCAGGGCAATCGTATAGTCGCTGGCGCATACGATTACACCCTGCAAAACACTAAAGACCAGACAGCAACCTACTGGTATCTGACCAGCGCACTTCCGGCACAGGGAAATAGCGCGATACGCCCGGAAGCGGGTCTGTATGGCGCCAACCTGGCGGCGGCCAACAGCCTGTTTACTACGCACCTGCAAAACCGTCAGACGAACGGTGAGGAAACGGCCTCCAGCCTGTGGTTACGTAATACCGGCGGTTATAGCGGCCAGTTCACGCCAGGCAACCAATTGGATATCCGCAGCAACCGCTATGTTGCGCAGTTGGGGGGTAACATTGCCCAGTGGAACACGGATAAAGAACGTTACCAACTGGGCATTATGGCAGGCTACGCGAGGGAGAAGAGTCACGCGCAAAACCGCTATAACGGTAACCACGCAAGCAGCATGATCAGCGGTTACAGCGCAGGTATTTATGCAACGTGGCTGCAGAATAACGACACGCGCGAAGGTGCATATATAGATAGCTGGGCGCAGTACAACTGGTTCGATAACACCCTTTCCGGCGATACGCTGGAAACCGAGACCTGGAAATCCCGCGGCTTCACGGCGGCGGTTGAATCCGGCTATAGCTGGCAACTGGTGGGCAGCCGAAATAACGGCCTCTATCTTCAGCCAAAGGCGCAACTGACCTGGATGGGCGTCAAGGCGGATTCGCTTACCGAGGCCAACGGCACCGCTGTCGAAAACAGGGGGAGCAACAACGTGCAGGCACGCGCTGGCGTGCGACTGTACGGCCACCTCACGCTGGATAATAGTCTGCACCGCACCTTCCAGCCCTTCGCCGAAGTGAACTGGCTACATAACACCCGGCAGTTCGGCGCATCTCTTGATGGCACGCAGGTTGATCTGACGGACAGCCGCAATGCGGCCGAAATTAAAACGGGAGTAGAAGGTCAGTTTACGCAGAATTTCTCACTGCGCGGCAGCGTAGGTGTG